The following are from one region of the Sandaracinus amylolyticus genome:
- a CDS encoding oligosaccharide flippase family protein, with protein MSPPAQPASALPDDETPAPPPTEAPKGGGEVRSRAMRGSAWTLVGHAGANLTRFAANLVLTRLLFPEAFGVMALVNVFLQGLHMFADVGIGISVIQSKRGDDPIFVQTAWTLQALRGLYLFIVAAAIGYPLSLIYGIPDLAWMVPVAGSTALIEGFSSMALFTQNRALNLGRVTATELLSTVIAAAAMCITAYYTRSVVSLLVNGLVAALLRMTFSHLLIRGVKHRFAWEPAARKEILQFGRWIFVSTAATFIALQIDRLLLGGFVPEEQLGIYSVALALALMPREVVGQLAQRVYYPLVAAALREHEHGKVRELRWKLMVLLIVPVACTIGVAVPLIELLYDDRYHDAGPLMAVLSIDTWFSILQMGYGMIAMGRGEPRFATYGTVVKAIVFGVGFLPVFHTWGVVGVAGLVCASTLAPYATTAYAASQVRASRLGLDLVMSAAVIGIALAAYTLHGVVERATGVSLAGIVVLAAIAVGVPGGLLVTKRVRLL; from the coding sequence ATGAGCCCGCCGGCACAGCCTGCGTCCGCCCTCCCCGACGACGAAACGCCGGCGCCCCCGCCGACCGAGGCGCCCAAGGGCGGAGGCGAGGTCCGCTCGCGCGCGATGCGCGGCTCGGCGTGGACGCTCGTGGGCCACGCCGGCGCGAACCTCACGCGCTTCGCCGCGAACCTGGTGCTCACGCGGCTGCTCTTCCCCGAAGCGTTCGGCGTGATGGCCCTGGTGAACGTGTTCCTGCAGGGCCTGCACATGTTCGCCGACGTCGGGATCGGCATCAGCGTCATCCAGAGCAAGCGCGGCGACGATCCGATCTTCGTGCAGACCGCGTGGACGCTGCAGGCGCTGCGCGGCCTCTACCTGTTCATCGTCGCCGCCGCGATCGGCTATCCGCTCTCGCTGATCTACGGCATCCCTGATCTCGCGTGGATGGTGCCGGTCGCGGGATCGACCGCGCTGATCGAGGGCTTCTCCTCGATGGCGCTGTTCACGCAGAACCGCGCGCTCAACCTCGGGCGCGTCACCGCGACCGAGCTGCTCTCGACCGTCATCGCCGCGGCCGCGATGTGCATCACCGCGTACTACACGCGGTCGGTCGTGAGCCTCCTGGTGAACGGGCTCGTCGCCGCGCTGCTGCGCATGACGTTCAGCCATCTGCTGATCCGCGGCGTGAAGCACCGCTTCGCGTGGGAGCCCGCGGCGCGCAAGGAGATCCTCCAGTTCGGCCGGTGGATCTTCGTGTCGACCGCGGCGACGTTCATCGCGCTGCAGATCGATCGCCTGCTGCTCGGCGGCTTCGTGCCCGAGGAGCAGCTCGGCATCTACTCGGTCGCGCTCGCGCTCGCGCTGATGCCGCGCGAGGTGGTCGGTCAGCTCGCGCAGCGCGTCTACTACCCGCTGGTCGCCGCCGCGCTGCGGGAGCACGAGCACGGCAAGGTCCGCGAGCTGCGCTGGAAGCTCATGGTGCTCCTGATCGTGCCGGTCGCGTGCACGATCGGCGTCGCGGTGCCGCTGATCGAGCTGCTCTACGACGACCGCTACCACGACGCCGGGCCGCTCATGGCGGTCCTGTCGATCGACACCTGGTTCAGCATCCTGCAGATGGGCTACGGGATGATCGCGATGGGCCGCGGCGAGCCGCGCTTCGCGACCTACGGCACGGTCGTGAAGGCGATCGTGTTCGGCGTCGGCTTCCTGCCGGTCTTCCACACCTGGGGCGTGGTCGGCGTGGCCGGCCTCGTGTGCGCGTCGACGCTCGCGCCCTACGCGACGACCGCGTACGCCGCGAGCCAGGTGCGCGCGTCGCGCCTCGGGCTCGACCTGGTGATGAGCGCCGCGGTGATCGGGATCGCGCTCGCGGCGTACACGCTGCACGGCGTGGTCGAGCGCGCGACCGGCGTCTCGCTCGCCGGCATCGTGGTGCTCGCGGCGATCGCGGTCGGTGTGCCCGGTGGCCTGCTGGTGACGAAGCGGGTGCGCCTCTTGTGA
- a CDS encoding phosphatase PAP2 family protein, translating to MAAIVAAFAIVSLWPASECSAQSTDSQEEEGPSNGRTPVSDVAGVWAGAGTAMLGLGVGLFFSPSDAPADTSSVWRGGMLLDDDFRDAMRAPTPEGQGFARRASDLMMVGLMANALLIDSLLIPLVQGDPDLAWQASFAYSLALGTMLTAGSIVKRVTSRARPFEQECAANPNAPGCGSADAYHSFFSLHTGVAFTSAAFSCAMHLERNLYDDPMADAVACGSALTAAALVGTLRVVADAHYLSDVLVGAVLGGLIGYLVPLAVVPKRSRVAREIEQEAIAEEEALGLEVPPPTYGVTWSVTPMFGMGDDEGGTGPMAGATSRSGITLGAQISGTF from the coding sequence ATGGCGGCCATCGTCGCCGCCTTTGCGATCGTGAGTCTCTGGCCCGCGAGCGAGTGCTCCGCGCAGTCCACGGACTCGCAGGAGGAGGAAGGACCCTCGAACGGCCGCACGCCGGTGAGCGACGTCGCGGGTGTGTGGGCGGGCGCGGGCACGGCGATGCTGGGGCTCGGTGTCGGTCTCTTCTTCTCGCCCAGCGATGCGCCGGCGGACACGTCGAGCGTGTGGCGCGGCGGCATGTTGCTCGACGACGACTTCCGCGATGCGATGCGCGCGCCGACCCCCGAGGGCCAAGGCTTCGCGCGCCGCGCCAGCGACCTCATGATGGTCGGCCTCATGGCGAACGCCCTGCTGATCGACTCGCTGCTGATCCCGCTGGTGCAGGGCGATCCCGATCTCGCGTGGCAGGCGTCGTTCGCGTACTCGCTCGCGCTCGGCACGATGCTCACCGCGGGCAGCATCGTGAAGCGCGTCACGAGCCGCGCGCGCCCCTTCGAGCAGGAGTGCGCGGCGAACCCCAATGCGCCCGGCTGTGGCAGCGCGGACGCGTACCACAGCTTCTTCAGCCTCCACACCGGCGTCGCGTTCACGTCGGCGGCGTTCTCGTGCGCGATGCACCTCGAGCGCAACCTCTACGACGATCCGATGGCCGACGCGGTCGCGTGCGGCTCCGCGCTCACCGCCGCGGCGCTCGTCGGAACGCTCCGCGTGGTCGCCGACGCGCACTATCTCTCCGACGTGCTCGTCGGCGCGGTCCTGGGCGGTCTGATCGGCTATCTCGTGCCCTTGGCGGTCGTGCCCAAGCGATCGCGCGTCGCGCGCGAGATCGAGCAGGAGGCGATCGCGGAAGAAGAAGCGCTCGGCCTCGAGGTGCCCCCGCCGACGTACGGCGTCACGTGGTCGGTCACGCCGATGTTCGGCATGGGCGACGACGAGGGCGGCACCGGCCCGATGGCGGGCGCGACGAGCCGCAGCGGCATCACGCTCGGCGCGCAGATCAGCGGAACCTTCTGA
- a CDS encoding NAD-dependent epimerase/dehydratase family protein, giving the protein MRILITGGAGFIGSHVADACLAAKHEVLIIDDLSSGRRENVPSGAKHVEIDIRDAEALEDVVSTFKPDAVSHQAAQVSVSVSTREPQRDARINVEGSLNLLESSVRAGVKHVVFASTGGAIYGEIPEPERASVGRTPMPLSPYACSKLAVEAYLNYYRHQHGLKSTILRYANVYGPRQDPHGEAGVVAIFSQRLIAGQPIQVNARKESGDPGCVRDYVMVDDVVRANVLALSGEIGETVVNIGTGVATTTLDLAREIEKALGAKTDLKFGPKRAGDVERSVLEPWKGLGQTVPLAEGIRRTAAWFAQRK; this is encoded by the coding sequence ATGCGAATCCTCATCACCGGCGGCGCGGGCTTCATCGGGAGCCACGTCGCGGATGCGTGCCTCGCCGCGAAGCACGAGGTGCTGATCATCGACGACCTCTCGAGCGGACGCCGCGAGAACGTGCCGAGCGGCGCGAAGCACGTGGAGATCGACATCCGCGACGCGGAGGCGCTCGAAGACGTCGTCAGCACGTTCAAGCCCGACGCGGTGAGCCATCAAGCGGCGCAGGTCAGCGTGTCGGTGAGCACGCGCGAGCCGCAGCGCGATGCGCGCATCAACGTCGAGGGCTCGCTCAACCTGCTCGAGTCGAGCGTGCGCGCGGGCGTGAAGCACGTGGTCTTCGCGAGCACCGGCGGCGCGATCTACGGCGAGATCCCGGAGCCCGAGCGCGCGTCGGTGGGACGCACGCCGATGCCGCTGAGCCCCTACGCGTGCAGCAAGCTCGCGGTCGAGGCCTACCTCAACTACTACCGCCACCAGCACGGCCTGAAGTCGACGATCCTGCGCTACGCGAACGTCTACGGGCCGCGTCAGGATCCCCACGGCGAGGCCGGCGTCGTCGCGATCTTCTCGCAGCGCCTGATCGCGGGTCAGCCGATCCAGGTGAACGCGCGCAAGGAGTCGGGCGATCCCGGGTGCGTGCGCGACTACGTGATGGTCGACGACGTGGTGCGCGCGAACGTGCTCGCGCTCTCCGGCGAGATCGGCGAGACGGTCGTGAACATCGGGACCGGCGTGGCCACGACGACGCTCGATCTCGCGCGCGAGATCGAGAAGGCGCTCGGCGCGAAGACCGATCTCAAGTTCGGGCCGAAGCGCGCGGGCGACGTCGAGCGCTCGGTGCTCGAGCCGTGGAAGGGCCTGGGACAGACGGTCCCGCTCGCCGAGGGGATCCGGCGCACCGCGGCGTGGTTCGCGCAGCGGAAGTGA
- a CDS encoding ATP-binding protein: protein MGRDRSIPVGGPLTELVGRDAERALLEASLRGSARRLVTVRGVAGVGKTCLVRHHVAGLTGVVLCDVTPARDTRALCAAVARALGTRGGASVPALGATLAERGATLLVLDGAERVAARLPRVLATWLERAPALRVIVTSQVRLDLPGERVIVLEPLAPHDAAAVLRARAHDARGRALPDDADTERAIDTIVRALDGIPADLERAAARTVALTPVELAARLDALIGADDRHRLELASPEARRALEACSLFEGELTLDAAEAVRSGWRSSAITLQELCDRSLVRARDDASFALYASVRRDARARLASRPSADDVRARFVRGVLALASGADADLDAPGSIATLARHRGDLERIARDGTDAETCARAVLPLASLAAMQGGLEGTWALLDDVLAHERALDDALHARLRHARARLARRMGRPRDALADFERASVLAGASALAPRIASDWAGLMRHLGRRDEADALYQRALDDYTARGDTRGRGRTLAALATMTHERGDLERARALYEEAVGALAGAGDRLALAMARQNLGLLEQESGDLDAAEQTFRRALEVHRALGNRRFEAISELDLACLELERGRPHEALEGLSRAQAIARASGDRREQGIAAATSGACHAMVGALAAAERAFAIARRDLRDLDEPALRLALEVHEMHLELAEADRARLARDVRRSAELVASIDARIEEAERARDSGDELRFALRVLRAERTRWVTRARSATVARDGTWFTPPGHAPVSLTSRPVLAAILRALVAQHLRRPDAPLANDAVVRAGWPVERTLTRASRNRLHVAIATLRRLGLDAHLVSQGEGYLLERVAVHDPALE, encoded by the coding sequence ATGGGCCGCGATCGCAGCATCCCGGTCGGCGGGCCGCTCACCGAGCTGGTGGGGCGCGACGCCGAGCGCGCGCTCCTCGAGGCGAGCCTGCGCGGCAGCGCTCGTCGGCTGGTCACGGTCCGGGGCGTCGCGGGCGTCGGCAAGACGTGCCTGGTGCGTCACCACGTCGCGGGCCTGACGGGGGTCGTGCTCTGCGATGTCACGCCAGCCCGCGACACGCGCGCGCTGTGCGCGGCGGTCGCGCGCGCGCTCGGCACGCGCGGTGGTGCGAGCGTTCCCGCGCTCGGCGCGACGCTCGCGGAGCGCGGCGCGACGCTGCTGGTGCTCGATGGTGCGGAGCGGGTCGCCGCTCGGCTCCCGCGTGTCTTGGCAACCTGGCTCGAGCGGGCGCCCGCGCTCCGAGTGATCGTCACGTCGCAGGTGCGCCTCGATCTGCCGGGCGAACGAGTGATCGTGCTCGAGCCGCTCGCGCCCCACGACGCGGCGGCGGTGCTCCGAGCGCGCGCGCACGACGCGCGAGGTCGCGCGCTGCCCGACGATGCCGACACCGAGCGCGCGATCGACACGATCGTGCGGGCCCTCGACGGGATCCCCGCCGACCTCGAGCGCGCCGCGGCGCGGACGGTCGCGCTCACGCCGGTCGAGCTCGCGGCGCGGCTCGACGCGCTGATCGGCGCCGACGATCGACATCGGCTCGAGCTCGCGAGCCCGGAGGCGCGTCGCGCGCTCGAGGCGTGCTCGCTCTTCGAGGGCGAGCTCACCCTCGACGCAGCCGAGGCGGTCCGGAGCGGATGGCGCTCGAGCGCGATCACGCTGCAGGAGCTCTGCGATCGATCGCTGGTGCGGGCGCGCGATGACGCGTCGTTCGCGCTCTACGCGTCGGTGCGGCGCGATGCGCGCGCGAGGCTCGCGTCGCGCCCGAGCGCAGACGACGTGCGCGCGCGGTTCGTGCGAGGCGTGCTCGCGCTCGCGTCGGGCGCGGATGCGGACCTCGATGCGCCGGGCTCGATCGCGACGCTCGCGCGGCACCGCGGCGATCTCGAGCGCATCGCGCGCGACGGCACCGACGCCGAGACGTGCGCGCGCGCGGTGCTCCCGCTCGCGTCGCTCGCGGCGATGCAGGGCGGGCTCGAGGGCACGTGGGCGCTGCTCGACGACGTGCTGGCCCACGAGCGCGCGCTCGACGACGCGCTGCACGCGCGTCTGCGCCATGCCCGAGCGCGGCTCGCGCGCAGGATGGGACGACCGCGCGACGCGCTGGCGGACTTCGAGCGCGCGTCGGTGCTCGCCGGAGCGAGCGCTCTCGCGCCGCGCATCGCGAGCGACTGGGCCGGCCTGATGCGGCACCTCGGCCGCCGCGACGAGGCGGACGCGCTCTACCAGCGCGCGCTCGACGACTACACGGCGCGTGGTGACACGCGCGGTCGTGGCCGCACGCTCGCGGCGCTCGCGACGATGACCCACGAGCGCGGCGACCTCGAGAGAGCGCGCGCGCTCTACGAAGAAGCGGTCGGTGCGCTGGCGGGCGCGGGAGATCGGCTCGCGCTCGCGATGGCGCGACAGAACCTCGGCCTGCTCGAGCAGGAGTCGGGTGATCTCGACGCCGCGGAGCAGACCTTCCGCCGCGCGCTCGAGGTGCATCGCGCCCTCGGGAACCGGCGCTTCGAGGCGATCTCGGAGCTCGATCTCGCGTGCCTGGAGCTGGAGCGAGGCCGTCCCCACGAAGCGCTCGAGGGCCTCTCTCGCGCACAGGCGATCGCACGGGCATCGGGCGATCGACGCGAGCAGGGCATCGCGGCGGCGACGAGCGGCGCGTGCCACGCGATGGTGGGCGCGCTCGCCGCGGCCGAGCGCGCGTTCGCGATCGCGCGGCGCGATCTGCGCGACCTCGACGAGCCCGCGCTACGGCTCGCCCTCGAGGTGCACGAGATGCACCTCGAGCTCGCGGAGGCGGATCGCGCGCGGCTCGCCCGCGACGTGCGGCGCAGCGCGGAGCTCGTCGCGTCGATCGATGCGCGCATCGAGGAGGCGGAGCGCGCTCGCGACAGCGGCGACGAGCTGCGGTTCGCCCTGCGCGTGCTCCGCGCCGAGCGCACGCGCTGGGTCACACGCGCACGCAGCGCGACGGTCGCGCGCGACGGCACGTGGTTCACGCCGCCCGGTCATGCGCCGGTCAGCCTCACGAGCCGACCGGTGCTCGCGGCGATCCTGCGCGCGCTGGTGGCGCAGCACCTCCGCCGGCCGGACGCACCGCTCGCGAACGACGCGGTGGTGCGCGCGGGCTGGCCCGTCGAGCGGACCCTCACCCGCGCGAGCCGCAACCGGCTGCACGTCGCGATCGCGACGCTGCGCCGGCTCGGCCTCGATGCGCACCTCGTCTCGCAGGGCGAGGGATACCTGCTCGAGCGCGTGGCCGTGCACGACCCCGCGCTCGAGTGA
- a CDS encoding C45 family autoproteolytic acyltransferase/hydolase, whose product MRTFHLPAAATPFERGVAHGRAFAREIAEIAAIRSELAQQQGLFRSDAELLAVAERHLPVLEAFDPALHQELLGIAEGAALPPARIVVLNHYTDLKDLDPTTVLGGERRGADPDRDDECSAIVAGTREGAILGQTWDMHGSAAPYVLMLHVPAWQDRPAAWLLSITGCLGMAGMNDAGVGMTINNLKSHDARVGLVWPALVRRALAERSADAARDVVLGAPLGSGHHYLVADAQRAFGIETSGRLAEVWAELDVSKPGGAFHHENHCLGTEVAKVSSIASTSTTRERFAFLDASLREHTIESARDLWSRLGSHEGYPRSVCTHLASERAPHAMLTCAGVLMNLSEQRIWAAPGCIHGVDPEELRF is encoded by the coding sequence ATGCGCACGTTCCACCTCCCTGCCGCCGCCACCCCCTTCGAGCGCGGGGTCGCCCACGGCCGCGCCTTCGCTCGCGAGATCGCGGAGATCGCGGCCATCCGCAGCGAGCTGGCGCAGCAGCAGGGGCTCTTCCGCAGCGACGCCGAGCTCCTCGCCGTCGCCGAGCGACACCTCCCGGTGCTCGAGGCCTTCGACCCGGCGCTGCACCAGGAGCTGCTCGGCATCGCCGAGGGCGCCGCGCTCCCGCCCGCGCGCATCGTCGTGCTCAACCACTACACCGACCTCAAGGATCTCGATCCCACCACCGTGCTCGGCGGCGAGCGACGCGGCGCCGATCCCGATCGCGACGACGAGTGCAGCGCGATCGTCGCGGGCACGCGCGAGGGCGCGATCCTCGGGCAGACCTGGGACATGCACGGCTCGGCCGCGCCCTACGTGCTCATGCTGCACGTGCCCGCGTGGCAGGACCGTCCCGCCGCGTGGCTTCTCTCGATCACCGGGTGCCTCGGCATGGCCGGCATGAACGACGCCGGCGTCGGCATGACGATCAACAACCTCAAGAGCCACGACGCGCGCGTCGGGCTCGTGTGGCCCGCGCTGGTGCGTCGCGCCCTCGCCGAGCGCAGCGCCGATGCCGCGCGCGACGTCGTGCTCGGCGCGCCGCTCGGCTCCGGACATCACTACCTCGTCGCCGATGCGCAGCGCGCGTTCGGCATCGAGACGTCGGGCCGCCTCGCCGAGGTGTGGGCCGAGCTCGACGTGTCGAAGCCGGGCGGCGCGTTCCATCACGAGAACCACTGCCTCGGCACCGAGGTCGCGAAGGTCAGCTCGATCGCGAGCACGAGCACCACGCGCGAGCGCTTCGCGTTCCTCGACGCGAGCCTGCGCGAGCACACCATCGAGAGCGCGCGTGATCTCTGGTCGCGCCTCGGCTCGCACGAGGGCTACCCGCGCAGCGTGTGCACGCACCTCGCGAGCGAGCGCGCACCGCACGCGATGCTCACCTGCGCCGGAGTGCTCATGAACCTGAGCGAGCAGCGCATCTGGGCCGCGCCGGGGTGCATCCACGGCGTCGACCCCGAAGAGCTGCGGTTCTAG
- a CDS encoding glycosyltransferase family 2 protein: MFFTSLGLAGTALTLPGTLELAALTLGSVLPREPRRGDPARCGKLAVVVPAHDEEGGIATCVRSLLACEAPPNGARIVVIADNCSDATAARAREAGAEVIERQDRERRGKGYALEMAFAHVLADPDVEAVLVVDADTEVAPGFLVAMATAFGGGADGVQSRYLVANPEAGPKARLMNVAFLAFNVARPRARERFGLSVGILGNGFGLHRRVLDVLPYTARSVVEDLEYHLMLVRKGFAIRFVEETFVRADMPTSEEGIDTQRARWEGGRFRMIREHVPPLLREVLAGNRTMLEPLGELLLLPLATHVGTLLCVLVIPFPPTQLYAAGALGLVGAHVLSALYVGGGTAEDVSALARAPLYVAQKAMKLPSLLRASRKDQAWVRTARDPRPAATAG, translated from the coding sequence ATGTTCTTCACGAGCCTCGGCCTCGCGGGCACCGCGCTCACCCTCCCCGGCACCCTCGAGCTCGCCGCGCTCACGCTCGGCTCGGTGCTCCCACGCGAGCCACGACGCGGCGATCCCGCGCGCTGCGGCAAGCTCGCGGTCGTCGTGCCAGCGCACGACGAAGAGGGCGGCATCGCGACCTGCGTGCGCAGCCTGCTCGCGTGCGAGGCGCCGCCCAACGGCGCGCGCATCGTCGTGATCGCCGACAACTGCTCCGATGCGACCGCAGCCCGCGCGCGCGAGGCCGGCGCCGAGGTGATCGAGCGCCAGGATCGCGAGCGACGCGGCAAGGGCTACGCGCTCGAGATGGCGTTCGCGCACGTGCTCGCCGATCCCGACGTCGAGGCGGTGCTCGTGGTCGACGCCGACACCGAGGTCGCGCCCGGCTTCCTCGTCGCGATGGCCACGGCGTTCGGCGGCGGCGCCGATGGAGTGCAGTCGCGCTACCTCGTCGCGAACCCCGAGGCCGGCCCCAAGGCGCGCCTGATGAACGTCGCGTTCCTCGCGTTCAACGTCGCGCGTCCGCGTGCGCGCGAGCGCTTCGGGCTCTCGGTCGGCATCCTCGGCAACGGCTTCGGCCTGCACCGCCGCGTGCTCGACGTGCTGCCGTACACCGCGCGCTCGGTGGTCGAGGATCTCGAGTACCACCTCATGCTGGTGCGCAAGGGCTTCGCGATCCGCTTCGTCGAAGAGACGTTCGTGCGCGCCGACATGCCGACGAGCGAAGAGGGGATCGACACCCAGCGCGCGCGCTGGGAGGGCGGACGGTTCCGCATGATCCGCGAGCACGTGCCGCCGCTGCTGCGCGAGGTGCTCGCGGGCAATCGCACGATGCTCGAGCCGCTCGGCGAGCTCTTGCTCCTGCCGCTCGCGACGCACGTGGGCACGCTGCTCTGCGTGCTCGTGATCCCGTTCCCGCCGACGCAGCTCTACGCGGCGGGCGCGCTCGGGCTCGTGGGCGCGCACGTGCTCTCGGCGCTCTACGTCGGTGGAGGCACGGCCGAGGACGTCAGCGCGCTCGCGCGCGCGCCGCTCTACGTCGCACAGAAGGCGATGAAGCTGCCCTCGCTGCTCCGCGCGTCGCGCAAGGATCAAGCGTGGGTGCGCACCGCGCGCGATCCCCGCCCCGCCGCGACCGCGGGCTGA
- the glf gene encoding UDP-galactopyranose mutase produces the protein MEHDYVVVGSGLFGTVFAQQAREAGKSVLVLERRDHVGGNCWSYDCPETGINIHAYGTHIFHCSSDEIWQYVNRFTEFNRYRHRVLTTHRDRVYSMPINLGTINDFYGVSLRPFEVESFLEGKRENITTPHNLEEKAISLIGRDLYEAFVKGYTAKQWGCDPRELPASIINRLPVRVSYEDSYFDDRYQGIPLEGYGRMFERMLEGIPVELGVDFFEDREHWMGRAKKVVYTGPLDRFFDYQHGRLSWRSVRFELTRVDVDDYQGTSVMNYADREVPHTRIHEPKHLHAERWSRTKGKTVVIREYSHVDDDQPYYPVNFPADQEKLNRYQAQQSEHPNVLFGGRLAQYRYLDMHQVIGAALKAAARELGS, from the coding sequence ATGGAGCACGACTACGTCGTCGTAGGGAGTGGTCTGTTCGGAACGGTGTTCGCGCAGCAGGCGCGCGAGGCGGGCAAGAGCGTGCTCGTGCTCGAGCGGCGCGATCACGTCGGGGGCAATTGCTGGAGCTACGACTGCCCCGAGACCGGCATCAACATCCACGCGTACGGAACGCACATCTTCCACTGCAGCAGCGACGAGATCTGGCAGTACGTGAATCGATTCACCGAGTTCAATCGGTATCGACATCGCGTGCTGACGACCCATCGCGACCGCGTGTACTCGATGCCGATCAACCTCGGCACGATCAACGATTTCTACGGCGTGAGCCTGAGGCCGTTCGAGGTCGAGTCGTTCCTCGAGGGCAAGCGCGAGAACATCACGACGCCGCACAACCTCGAGGAGAAGGCGATCAGCCTCATCGGGCGCGATCTCTACGAGGCGTTCGTGAAGGGCTACACCGCGAAGCAGTGGGGCTGCGATCCGCGCGAGCTGCCCGCGTCGATCATCAATCGGCTCCCGGTGCGCGTGTCGTACGAGGACTCGTACTTCGACGATCGATATCAGGGCATTCCGCTCGAGGGCTACGGGCGGATGTTCGAGCGCATGCTCGAGGGCATCCCGGTCGAGCTCGGAGTCGACTTCTTCGAGGATCGCGAGCACTGGATGGGCCGCGCGAAGAAGGTCGTGTACACCGGCCCGCTCGATCGCTTCTTCGACTACCAGCACGGCCGACTGAGCTGGCGCTCGGTCCGCTTCGAGCTGACGCGCGTCGACGTCGACGACTACCAGGGCACGTCGGTGATGAACTACGCGGATCGCGAAGTGCCGCACACGCGCATCCACGAGCCCAAGCACCTGCACGCCGAGCGCTGGTCGCGCACGAAGGGCAAGACCGTCGTCATCCGCGAGTACTCGCACGTCGACGACGATCAGCCCTATTACCCGGTCAATTTCCCGGCCGACCAGGAGAAGCTGAATCGATATCAAGCGCAGCAGTCGGAGCACCCGAACGTGCTGTTCGGCGGGCGCCTCGCGCAATATCGATATCTCGACATGCACCAGGTGATCGGCGCCGCGCTCAAGGCCGCGGCGAGAGAGCTCGGGAGCTGA
- a CDS encoding GNAT family N-acetyltransferase — translation MRATFERDGLRYRPWGARDLDALAALVTDPVIMARVGGALRTDEVAGLLDRYRRPDDPRVLAALCIEDEAGAPIGSGLVTREDDALEIGFLVRREHQGRGHGTRIARALVELAQTRSELVIARVAIDHAASIRVLEKAGLRVASRTPDHLVMERRTSPDSQAGLGPRAQPRSGEASREGDPPGFTPGGGGAGDSPSESQLRRFR, via the coding sequence ATGCGCGCGACCTTCGAGCGCGACGGGCTGCGGTACCGGCCGTGGGGCGCGCGCGATCTCGATGCGCTCGCGGCGCTGGTGACCGATCCCGTGATCATGGCGCGCGTCGGTGGCGCGCTGCGCACCGACGAGGTCGCGGGGCTGCTCGATCGTTATCGACGTCCCGACGATCCGCGGGTGCTCGCGGCGCTCTGCATCGAGGACGAAGCGGGCGCGCCGATCGGCAGCGGGCTCGTCACCCGCGAGGACGACGCGCTCGAGATCGGGTTCCTGGTGCGTCGAGAGCACCAAGGGCGCGGTCACGGGACGCGCATCGCGCGCGCGCTGGTCGAGCTCGCGCAGACACGGAGCGAGCTCGTGATCGCGCGCGTGGCGATCGATCACGCGGCGTCGATCCGCGTCCTCGAGAAGGCCGGGCTGCGCGTGGCATCGCGCACGCCCGACCATCTCGTGATGGAGAGAAGAACCTCCCCCGATTCGCAAGCGGGGCTGGGGCCCCGCGCGCAGCCGCGGAGCGGCGAAGCGTCGCGGGAGGGGGACCCGCCGGGATTCACTCCCGGCGGGGGAGGGGCTGGCGACAGCCCCTCGGAAAGCCAGCTCAGAAGGTTCCGCTGA